From the genome of Abyssicoccus albus, one region includes:
- a CDS encoding methylthioribose kinase → MTQHIIKLGEGYGDLYEIHTLIKHMPDRIQHGIILHSEHPKKNTMHTSLLIVLSPTEIGQFTPIYGSFEGIKYDPTHNSKRVREFIDIVKSNTSVNHIHEFTVKHSDNFASFSQYEHYLIGLFRNYHLLKPLDFNY, encoded by the coding sequence ATGACACAACACATCATTAAACTTGGTGAAGGCTATGGTGATTTATATGAAATCCATACATTGATTAAACATATGCCGGACAGGATCCAACATGGCATCATTCTCCATAGCGAACATCCAAAAAAAAATACAATGCATACATCATTATTAATCGTCTTATCGCCAACTGAAATTGGTCAATTCACACCTATATATGGCTCATTCGAAGGCATTAAATATGATCCAACACACAATTCCAAGCGTGTACGAGAATTTATAGATATTGTAAAAAGTAATACATCTGTTAACCATATCCACGAGTTCACGGTAAAACATAGTGATAATTTCGCATCATTCAGTCAATATGAACATTACTTAATTGGATTGTTTAGAAACTATCATCTTTTAAAACCACTAGATTTTAATTATTAA
- the rsmD gene encoding 16S rRNA (guanine(966)-N(2))-methyltransferase RsmD, which produces MRIISGEYKGIQLDALKNNNTRPTSDKIKESMFNIITQDALSNRICLDLFAGSGGLGIEAISRGAARVFFIDGSYPAIKIIQKNINKLKGLASERSEVYRTDYKRAIKALSKRDIKLDVVFLDPPYRKDLIKDALKLLHEYHVLNTGAHIMIEAESSLALNDDEELLVTYQYEYKSRHPYGDIQLHYLIYHGS; this is translated from the coding sequence ATGAGAATTATTAGTGGTGAATACAAAGGGATACAGTTAGATGCCCTAAAAAATAATAATACACGACCGACTAGTGATAAAATAAAAGAAAGCATGTTCAATATTATAACACAAGATGCATTAAGTAATCGCATATGTCTTGACTTGTTTGCAGGTAGTGGTGGACTTGGTATAGAAGCGATATCACGTGGAGCAGCTCGTGTATTTTTTATAGATGGTAGTTATCCAGCAATCAAAATAATACAAAAAAATATTAATAAGTTAAAAGGGCTCGCGTCCGAAAGAAGTGAAGTGTATAGAACAGACTATAAACGAGCGATTAAAGCATTGAGTAAACGTGACATAAAGCTTGATGTCGTCTTTTTAGACCCTCCTTATCGGAAAGACTTAATTAAAGATGCACTTAAGTTGTTGCATGAGTATCATGTATTAAATACAGGTGCGCATATAATGATCGAAGCGGAGAGTTCTTTAGCTTTAAATGATGATGAAGAATTATTAGTAACATACCAATATGAATATAAGAGTAGACATCCTTATGGTGATATTCAATTACATTATTTGATTTATCATGGCTCATAA
- the coaD gene encoding pantetheine-phosphate adenylyltransferase produces MSEKGISKKKIAVCPGSFDPITYGHLDIIRRARHVFDEVYIAVLNNSNKKGLFTIDERLSLIEQSLDGDMDGIFVESFQGLLVDYCKQVDAHVIVRGLRAVSDFEYEMQLTSMNKALAPDIDTFYIQARNEYSFVSSSVVKDVVKHGGQASDFVPDIVANALSQKFNQ; encoded by the coding sequence ATGTCAGAGAAAGGGATCAGTAAAAAGAAAATTGCAGTATGCCCTGGGAGTTTCGACCCGATTACATATGGGCATTTAGATATTATTCGAAGAGCGCGTCATGTATTTGATGAAGTGTATATCGCTGTTTTAAATAATTCAAACAAGAAGGGATTATTTACTATTGATGAAAGGTTATCATTAATTGAACAATCTCTTGACGGTGATATGGATGGAATCTTTGTCGAAAGTTTTCAAGGATTATTAGTCGATTATTGCAAGCAAGTGGACGCACATGTCATTGTGAGAGGGTTACGTGCAGTATCTGATTTTGAATATGAAATGCAATTAACGTCAATGAATAAGGCATTAGCGCCTGATATTGATACGTTCTATATTCAAGCGCGTAATGAATATTCTTTTGTTTCATCAAGTGTTGTAAAAGATGTTGTAAAACACGGAGGACAAGCATCTGACTTTGTACCAGACATTGTAGCAAATGCTCTATCTCAAAAATTTAATCAATAA
- a CDS encoding nucleotidyltransferase family protein: MNALGIISEYNPFHNGHLYQIQCARQDHPDSVIIALMSGDFTQRGELACLSKFDRTRTVLPHVDLVIELPHQFAIQSAQYFAQGAIEALRHLNVSTLSFGSESGSINQLTKISKKLHIINEEYKNDNREVISYMRRGNTYAQSMNQLLDNQFNNTPNDILATQYIYHNMMLDQPMTLHTVQRKTSHHHDKKLTKDPFTSGTSIRNNWSTQIDQNPNNTVNLSQYVPPSTYQFIQKQKPNSNDLFLPYILFTLERINYEDLMRIHLMKEDFAHRLIKYKHQMRHIESFDALCLLLKSKNYSYTFIQRMLIHIMLNIQKIDEIKGLRVLGMNQKGRKYLKQLNSDIEIITNVNKQNKHLIRQNIESTNMYNFITKHKENDFNRPVILDKSEVID; encoded by the coding sequence ATGAATGCTTTAGGAATTATTTCAGAATATAATCCGTTTCATAATGGACACTTATATCAAATACAATGCGCTCGTCAAGATCATCCGGATAGTGTAATCATTGCGTTAATGTCTGGAGATTTCACTCAACGTGGTGAACTCGCATGTTTAAGTAAATTTGATCGTACTCGAACGGTACTTCCCCACGTAGATTTAGTCATCGAACTTCCTCATCAATTTGCGATTCAAAGTGCTCAATATTTTGCACAAGGCGCTATAGAAGCACTAAGACACTTAAATGTATCGACACTTTCATTCGGATCAGAATCTGGTTCAATTAATCAACTAACAAAGATTTCAAAGAAATTACATATCATAAACGAAGAATACAAAAATGATAATCGTGAAGTCATTTCATATATGAGAAGAGGCAATACATATGCTCAAAGCATGAATCAACTATTGGACAATCAATTTAATAATACTCCGAATGATATTTTAGCAACACAATACATTTACCATAATATGATGCTTGATCAACCAATGACTCTTCATACCGTTCAACGAAAAACATCGCATCATCATGATAAAAAGTTAACAAAAGACCCTTTCACTAGTGGAACGTCGATTAGAAATAATTGGAGCACTCAAATTGATCAAAATCCTAATAACACTGTCAACTTGTCCCAATACGTTCCACCTTCAACATATCAATTCATTCAAAAACAAAAACCGAATTCAAATGACTTATTTCTACCCTATATATTATTCACTTTAGAACGAATAAACTATGAAGATTTAATGCGAATTCATTTGATGAAAGAAGATTTCGCACACCGATTAATCAAATACAAACATCAAATGCGGCACATTGAGTCTTTTGATGCTTTATGCCTCTTACTGAAGTCGAAAAATTACTCGTATACATTTATTCAAAGAATGTTAATTCACATCATGCTTAACATTCAAAAAATCGATGAAATTAAAGGGTTAAGGGTGTTAGGTATGAATCAAAAAGGAAGAAAATATTTAAAACAATTAAATAGTGACATTGAAATAATTACGAATGTCAACAAACAAAATAAGCATTTAATTCGTCAAAATATTGAATCAACGAATATGTATAATTTCATAACAAAACATAAAGAGAATGACTTCAATAGGCCTGTCATTCTCGATAAAAGTGAAGTTATTGATTAA
- a CDS encoding YceD family protein — MKWSLTQLAKYRGSKFDFDVEPDMSSLIERTDIRRFESLTVSGHIEVKQEQYIAQLQINGMFVLPCKRSLEDVLYPVDIKTTEYFVLSEDMILDEEHYHLIEGNVLNLEPITEELLLVEKPMAIAKEDAEPLQDGRGYDVMSEEALVQSKQEETEDSIDPRLSKLEELFDRDKSE, encoded by the coding sequence ATGAAATGGTCATTAACACAACTTGCTAAATATAGAGGTTCTAAATTTGACTTCGATGTTGAACCTGATATGTCGTCGCTCATTGAGCGAACTGATATAAGACGATTTGAATCATTAACTGTATCAGGTCATATTGAAGTGAAACAAGAGCAGTATATTGCACAACTCCAAATTAATGGAATGTTTGTATTACCGTGTAAACGTTCGTTAGAGGATGTATTATATCCAGTTGATATTAAGACAACTGAATACTTCGTACTGAGTGAAGATATGATACTTGATGAAGAACATTACCATTTGATAGAAGGCAATGTATTAAATCTTGAACCTATCACGGAAGAATTACTCTTAGTTGAAAAGCCAATGGCAATTGCAAAAGAGGATGCTGAGCCGTTACAAGATGGTCGCGGTTATGATGTGATGAGTGAAGAAGCTCTTGTACAAAGTAAGCAAGAAGAGACTGAAGATTCTATAGATCCAAGACTCTCGAAGCTAGAAGAGTTGTTTGATCGAGATAAAAGTGAGTAA
- the rpmF gene encoding 50S ribosomal protein L32, with translation MAVPARRTSKTRKRKRRTHFKLSVPGMIECSNCGEMKLSHRVCKACGSYNGKEVISE, from the coding sequence ATGGCAGTACCAGCTAGAAGAACGAGTAAAACACGTAAAAGAAAACGTCGTACGCATTTTAAATTATCAGTACCAGGTATGATAGAATGTTCAAACTGTGGTGAAATGAAACTTTCACACCGTGTATGTAAAGCATGTGGATCATACAATGGTAAAGAAGTAATTAGTGAGTAA
- the bshC gene encoding bacillithiol biosynthesis cysteine-adding enzyme BshC translates to MSKIDAVEYISDSDESFLYQYSNQFEQFQNLYHHEPFNKETVKARHTYARNDRSEALAKVIHNYMTPYGLSTQQIDHLRYLREGHQVVIGGQQAGIFMGPMYTLHKVLSIIIYAKEQTELLKEKVVPVFWIAGEDHDLNEVNHGYALDRKHNRLKKTTLDINDVTTSVHHYKVDKNKMKEWVQSFFLHERETKHTKELHKYLLNIIDRSEHFVDLFSHMIQTLFKSEGLLFIDSHDSRLRELEKPFLHRWITEQKALHLAYKEGQTNALKVFDQLTISVSHNTHLFYEYKGVRASLNFDGERFQIGETDVYFTENELHEKIDRAPHLFSNNVVSRPLMQEWLFNTLAFIGGPSEIKYWAELTTIFKFFDMEMPIIVPRLRITYLTAEVSELMERHNITFKDIDSNMLSHFENKINDESKALYKDHFERLNQCLMDQLDVIQQSVTDSLSKEYLMQSEHRLQKEIKYIERKLNYLNKRTYRNTLNDLKWIQLNMHPKDGLQERVFHPLHFLNEYGLDWFSSTTYPPLSYTNHKIIVKTL, encoded by the coding sequence TTGTCGAAAATAGATGCAGTAGAATATATATCCGATTCAGATGAGTCATTTTTATATCAATATTCAAATCAGTTTGAACAATTTCAAAATTTATATCATCATGAACCATTCAATAAAGAAACTGTAAAAGCACGTCATACATATGCGCGAAATGATAGAAGTGAAGCATTAGCAAAAGTGATTCATAATTATATGACCCCATATGGACTATCAACTCAACAAATTGATCACTTACGTTATTTAAGAGAAGGTCATCAAGTGGTCATTGGTGGTCAACAAGCCGGAATATTTATGGGGCCTATGTATACACTCCATAAAGTGTTATCGATTATTATCTATGCTAAGGAACAAACCGAACTGTTGAAAGAAAAAGTGGTCCCTGTATTTTGGATTGCTGGTGAGGATCATGATTTGAATGAAGTGAATCATGGCTATGCATTAGATCGAAAACATAATAGGTTAAAAAAAACAACGTTAGATATTAATGATGTGACGACTTCAGTACATCATTATAAAGTTGATAAAAATAAAATGAAAGAATGGGTCCAGTCATTTTTTTTACATGAACGTGAAACAAAGCATACGAAAGAACTGCATAAATACTTATTAAATATTATCGATCGATCTGAACATTTCGTTGACTTATTTAGTCATATGATTCAAACATTGTTTAAATCAGAAGGTCTATTATTTATTGATAGCCATGATAGCAGATTACGCGAGTTAGAGAAGCCGTTTCTACATCGTTGGATTACCGAACAGAAGGCATTACATCTAGCTTATAAAGAAGGTCAAACAAATGCTTTAAAAGTGTTTGATCAGCTAACGATTTCTGTAAGTCATAATACGCATTTATTTTATGAATATAAGGGTGTTAGAGCGTCATTAAATTTCGATGGCGAACGTTTTCAAATTGGAGAAACTGATGTGTATTTCACCGAAAATGAGTTACATGAAAAAATTGATCGAGCACCACATTTATTCTCAAATAATGTTGTTAGTCGTCCGTTAATGCAAGAATGGCTATTTAACACGTTAGCTTTTATAGGTGGTCCAAGTGAAATAAAGTATTGGGCAGAATTAACCACCATATTTAAATTCTTCGATATGGAAATGCCAATCATCGTACCACGACTAAGAATCACATATTTAACTGCTGAAGTGTCTGAATTGATGGAACGTCATAATATAACGTTTAAAGATATCGATTCAAATATGTTATCTCATTTTGAAAATAAGATTAATGATGAATCAAAAGCGTTGTATAAAGATCATTTTGAACGTTTAAATCAGTGCTTAATGGATCAACTGGATGTCATTCAACAATCAGTTACTGATAGTCTTTCGAAGGAGTATTTAATGCAGTCAGAACATCGATTACAAAAAGAAATTAAATATATAGAACGAAAATTAAATTATTTAAATAAAAGAACCTATAGAAATACACTTAATGACTTGAAATGGATTCAATTAAATATGCATCCAAAAGATGGTTTACAAGAAAGAGTATTTCATCCACTCCACTTTTTAAACGAATATGGGTTAGATTGGTTTTCATCTACCACTTATCCACCACTTTCTTACACCAACCATAAAATCATTGTAAAAACCTTATAA
- the mraZ gene encoding division/cell wall cluster transcriptional repressor MraZ, producing the protein MFMGEFQHQLDTKGRMIVPAKFRDDLKSKFVITRGLDKCLFGYSMEEWHDIEMKLKNLPMTKKDARAFMRLFFSGATEVEIDKQGRINIPQNLREYASLTKECTVIGVSNRIEVWDRSVWNSFYDDTEDNFESLAEDLIDFDL; encoded by the coding sequence ATGTTCATGGGTGAATTCCAACACCAATTGGATACTAAAGGACGCATGATTGTTCCCGCTAAATTTAGAGATGACTTGAAGTCTAAATTCGTCATCACACGCGGTCTGGACAAGTGTTTATTTGGTTATTCGATGGAAGAGTGGCATGACATAGAGATGAAACTTAAAAACCTACCAATGACAAAAAAAGACGCTAGAGCATTCATGAGATTATTCTTCTCAGGTGCTACTGAAGTAGAAATAGACAAACAAGGGAGAATCAATATCCCTCAAAATTTAAGAGAATATGCAAGTTTAACAAAAGAATGTACTGTCATTGGTGTTTCCAACCGTATTGAAGTTTGGGACCGTTCAGTATGGAATTCTTTCTATGATGATACAGAGGATAACTTTGAAAGCTTAGCTGAAGATTTAATTGATTTTGACTTATAA
- the rsmH gene encoding 16S rRNA (cytosine(1402)-N(4))-methyltransferase RsmH translates to MFDHTTVLLKETVDGLNVKADGIYVDCTLGGAGHSEYLLSQLSDDGHLYAFDQDQIALDHAKEKLKDQLHKVTFIKSNFKNIKDELNRLGIEQVDGVIYDLGVSSPQLDEKERGFSFHQDAKLDMRMDQSQNFSAYDVVNHYTYEELVSIFFRYGEEKFSKKIARKIEEVRNEQPIETTGELVDIIKSCIPEKFRRTGGHPAKRVFQAIRIAVNDELSVFESSYIDAIQLVKPGGRLSVITFHSLEDRICKQINKEYTEVTQDLPRGLPVIPEEFEPKARKINKKPMTASQEELDQNRRARSAKLRIIEIIK, encoded by the coding sequence ATGTTCGACCATACAACGGTACTGTTAAAAGAAACTGTCGATGGACTAAATGTTAAAGCTGATGGTATATACGTTGACTGTACATTGGGTGGTGCCGGACATAGTGAATATCTCTTATCACAATTGAGTGATGATGGTCATTTATATGCATTTGATCAAGATCAGATTGCGTTAGATCATGCTAAAGAAAAGTTGAAAGATCAATTGCATAAAGTGACTTTTATAAAATCGAATTTCAAAAATATAAAAGATGAATTGAACCGCTTAGGTATTGAACAAGTAGATGGAGTCATTTATGACTTAGGTGTGTCAAGTCCGCAACTAGATGAGAAGGAACGTGGATTTAGTTTCCATCAAGATGCAAAGTTAGATATGAGAATGGATCAATCACAGAATTTCTCAGCATATGATGTGGTCAATCACTATACATATGAAGAACTTGTTTCGATATTCTTCCGGTACGGGGAAGAGAAGTTTTCAAAAAAGATTGCCCGTAAAATCGAAGAAGTTAGAAATGAACAACCTATAGAAACGACAGGGGAACTCGTTGACATCATCAAATCGTGTATTCCTGAGAAGTTTAGAAGAACTGGTGGACATCCTGCTAAAAGAGTATTTCAAGCGATTAGAATAGCAGTGAATGATGAACTTTCGGTATTTGAATCATCATACATTGATGCGATTCAACTCGTTAAACCAGGTGGAAGGTTAAGTGTCATTACATTCCATTCTTTAGAAGATAGGATCTGTAAACAAATAAATAAAGAGTATACAGAAGTGACTCAAGATTTACCGAGAGGGTTACCTGTTATACCAGAGGAATTCGAACCGAAAGCAAGAAAGATAAACAAAAAGCCGATGACCGCATCACAAGAAGAATTAGATCAAAACCGTAGAGCGCGAAGTGCTAAATTAAGAATTATTGAAATTATTAAATAG
- the ftsL gene encoding cell division protein FtsL codes for MALNYEEVYQNPSGKVRPKTSRKTVKKQVAIGLTRIEKIIYSAMVFVLVMVAIAMLSLKQDSYALQQDIQSVQYESSIQHETNDELVTEIHNLSSYDRIREHANAMGLDVNHSNIKVVEKHGEAK; via the coding sequence GTGGCTTTAAATTACGAAGAAGTTTATCAAAATCCATCCGGTAAAGTACGTCCGAAAACGTCAAGAAAAACAGTCAAAAAACAAGTTGCCATTGGATTAACTCGTATTGAAAAAATAATTTATAGCGCGATGGTCTTCGTACTTGTCATGGTCGCAATTGCTATGCTATCGTTAAAACAAGATAGTTACGCACTTCAACAAGATATTCAAAGTGTACAATATGAATCCTCGATTCAGCATGAGACGAATGATGAATTAGTTACAGAAATTCATAACTTATCAAGTTATGATCGTATTAGAGAACATGCAAATGCGATGGGACTTGATGTGAATCATAGTAATATTAAGGTTGTGGAGAAACATGGTGAAGCCAAATAA
- a CDS encoding penicillin-binding transpeptidase domain-containing protein — protein sequence MKPNKPKRNLMNKVGAVLLVSFFGLFFLLLTIHISKLMLTQKASGVDLVREAQKKHFRETTNSAERGKIFDRDGDVIAEDKESYRLVAIVSKQYKDKDGNPLYIQDIDKASKKISDILDVEKEDIYDRLKKGQENGNFQVEFGKAGQNLSFNQKKALESSKLTGITFMNTKKRFYPNGLFAPHLVGFAEMNSKTKQIEGQLGAEKVFNSYLQGDFGKTEFNKDIWGTLIPDSTRITSPQKGGDISLTLDKNIQYYTENALDHLDKLYEPKSSFAYVVDAKTGEILAGAQRPAFNPKTREGFGASWVNALYQQQIEPGSTFKVFGLAAAIEEGVYERDKTYMSGHRTIGNHTIYDWNQTGWGQITYNEGLQHSSNVLMMRLQDEVGTDKMKMYYDQFGFGKPTGGLYNGEIKGQVPWEKEIQKKTTAFGQTITVTPAQMLKGMTSIVNNGEMLKPYYVKKIEDEHSVLFKAKPETEKSPISKETSEKTRRELTDVVNGNAAGENPYKLEEYKLAGKTGTAQVLDEENGGYVKGNYQYLTSFIGYAPSDNPEVIIYMGMKQAQKDTEKVFNIGVSEAYKPLMLNTLKYREVKSNTVRNDENDTKQPSGKMPNVVGMTQQAMHSKVDEYKLNIIEIGNGDNISKQSIKKDQAIAANDTLFIQYGDELTMPNLSGLSKRNVIEFSEMTQLNIEIEGSGYVDDQSVSVGQSIKPSSKIKVKLKPRH from the coding sequence GTGAAGCCAAATAAACCGAAACGAAACTTAATGAATAAAGTCGGAGCAGTCCTATTAGTGAGCTTTTTTGGACTGTTTTTTTTGTTGCTTACAATACATATTAGTAAACTCATGTTAACTCAAAAAGCAAGTGGTGTAGACCTTGTTAGAGAAGCTCAGAAAAAACATTTTAGAGAAACGACAAATAGTGCTGAACGTGGGAAAATATTTGATCGTGATGGCGATGTGATTGCAGAAGATAAGGAAAGTTATCGTCTTGTTGCAATCGTGAGTAAACAGTATAAAGATAAAGATGGTAATCCTTTATATATACAAGATATAGATAAAGCGAGTAAAAAAATAAGTGATATTTTAGATGTAGAGAAAGAAGATATATACGATAGACTAAAAAAAGGTCAAGAAAATGGAAACTTCCAAGTTGAATTTGGTAAAGCTGGTCAAAATCTATCATTTAATCAAAAAAAAGCGTTAGAATCATCAAAATTAACTGGTATTACATTTATGAATACGAAAAAGAGGTTTTATCCTAATGGATTATTTGCACCTCATTTAGTTGGTTTTGCAGAAATGAATAGTAAAACGAAGCAAATTGAAGGACAACTTGGTGCTGAAAAAGTATTTAATAGTTATTTACAAGGTGATTTCGGTAAAACTGAATTTAATAAAGATATCTGGGGAACATTGATACCGGATTCAACACGAATTACCTCACCTCAAAAAGGTGGAGATATTTCACTGACATTAGATAAAAACATTCAATATTATACAGAAAATGCACTAGATCATTTAGATAAACTGTATGAACCGAAAAGCTCATTCGCATACGTAGTCGATGCGAAAACGGGTGAAATTTTAGCGGGTGCACAACGACCAGCATTTAATCCGAAAACAAGAGAAGGGTTTGGTGCATCGTGGGTTAACGCACTGTATCAACAACAGATTGAACCAGGATCAACATTCAAAGTGTTTGGACTAGCTGCTGCTATTGAAGAAGGTGTGTATGAAAGAGATAAAACGTATATGTCTGGTCATAGAACGATTGGAAATCATACGATTTATGATTGGAACCAAACAGGTTGGGGTCAAATCACATATAATGAAGGACTGCAGCACTCATCGAATGTGCTTATGATGAGGCTCCAAGATGAAGTTGGAACCGATAAAATGAAAATGTATTATGATCAATTCGGATTTGGTAAGCCGACAGGTGGATTATATAATGGTGAAATTAAAGGACAAGTACCGTGGGAAAAAGAAATTCAGAAAAAGACTACTGCATTTGGACAAACGATAACGGTAACACCTGCACAAATGTTAAAAGGAATGACTTCTATTGTAAACAATGGCGAAATGCTTAAGCCTTATTACGTAAAAAAAATTGAAGATGAACATAGCGTCTTATTTAAAGCAAAACCTGAAACTGAAAAGTCACCTATATCTAAAGAAACAAGTGAAAAAACGAGAAGAGAACTGACTGATGTTGTTAATGGTAATGCTGCAGGTGAGAATCCTTATAAATTAGAAGAGTATAAATTAGCAGGTAAAACGGGGACAGCACAAGTGCTTGACGAAGAGAATGGTGGATATGTTAAAGGGAACTATCAATATTTAACATCTTTTATTGGATATGCACCCTCTGATAATCCTGAAGTGATTATCTATATGGGTATGAAACAAGCTCAAAAAGATACTGAGAAAGTGTTTAATATCGGTGTGTCTGAAGCATATAAGCCGTTAATGTTGAACACGTTAAAGTATCGAGAAGTGAAAAGTAATACGGTTAGGAATGATGAAAATGACACGAAACAACCGTCTGGAAAAATGCCAAATGTGGTAGGAATGACACAGCAAGCAATGCATTCAAAGGTTGATGAATACAAATTAAACATTATAGAAATCGGAAATGGAGATAACATTTCAAAACAATCTATAAAAAAAGATCAAGCGATTGCAGCGAATGATACATTATTTATTCAATATGGTGATGAATTAACAATGCCAAATTTATCCGGATTAAGTAAGCGTAATGTGATAGAATTTAGTGAGATGACACAACTGAATATTGAAATAGAAGGTTCAGGTTATGTAGATGATCAATCAGTGAGTGTTGGCCAATCAATCAAACCTTCCTCAAAAATAAAAGTTAAACTTAAACCACGACATTAA
- the mraY gene encoding phospho-N-acetylmuramoyl-pentapeptide-transferase, whose translation MESALIYGVAAFIMTAIITPLLIPMLKRMKFGQSIRTEGPESHMVKTGTPTMGGLSFLATIMLLLIVLLFTLPHYNTIFLLMLVTLSFGLIGFIDDYLIVVKKVNEGLSSKQKFLAQVIVAIIFYALAQFAGLHEFNNAITIPVFNFDIPLSYAYVLFVIFWLVGFSNAVNLTDGLDGLATGLSMIAFAGFMVIAHIYSNFEVFIFCAIVIGSLGGFLIYNKNKAKLFMGDTGSLALGGMIASVSILLGAEVVLLIIGLMFVIETASVMLQVAYFKKTEKRIFKMTPIHHHFELSGWSEWKIAIVFWIVGILTAILGVWIEVL comes from the coding sequence ATGGAAAGTGCATTAATATATGGTGTTGCAGCATTTATAATGACTGCAATCATTACACCATTACTTATACCAATGTTAAAGAGAATGAAGTTTGGACAATCAATTCGAACAGAAGGACCTGAAAGTCATATGGTCAAAACAGGTACTCCAACAATGGGAGGATTAAGCTTTTTGGCAACGATTATGCTTTTACTGATCGTCTTGTTGTTTACTTTACCTCATTACAACACAATTTTTTTGTTAATGTTAGTCACATTATCATTTGGACTAATTGGTTTTATAGATGATTATTTAATCGTAGTAAAAAAAGTGAATGAAGGTCTAAGTAGTAAGCAAAAATTTTTAGCACAAGTCATTGTTGCAATAATATTTTATGCATTAGCTCAATTTGCAGGGTTACATGAATTCAATAACGCAATCACAATTCCTGTATTCAATTTCGATATTCCACTGAGTTATGCCTACGTATTATTCGTAATCTTTTGGCTCGTAGGATTTAGTAACGCAGTCAATTTAACAGATGGACTTGATGGATTAGCGACTGGATTATCGATGATTGCTTTCGCAGGTTTTATGGTGATAGCACATATTTATAGCAATTTTGAAGTGTTTATTTTTTGTGCAATTGTGATTGGAAGTCTCGGAGGCTTTTTAATATATAATAAGAATAAAGCAAAGTTATTTATGGGAGATACTGGTTCGCTTGCATTAGGTGGAATGATCGCATCAGTTTCTATTTTACTCGGTGCAGAAGTCGTATTATTGATTATTGGATTAATGTTTGTTATTGAAACGGCTTCTGTGATGTTGCAAGTCGCATATTTTAAGAAGACAGAGAAGCGTATTTTTAAAATGACACCAATACATCATCACTTTGAACTTTCGGGTTGGAGTGAATGGAAAATTGCGATTGTCTTTTGGATTGTTGGGATATTGACAGCAATACTTGGTGTATGGATCGAGGTGTTATAA